In Homalodisca vitripennis isolate AUS2020 unplaced genomic scaffold, UT_GWSS_2.1 ScUCBcl_12217;HRSCAF=21814, whole genome shotgun sequence, one DNA window encodes the following:
- the LOC124375000 gene encoding histone H1-like: MADSATTAPAPAAPTPKKAKAAAASKKPRVKPAHPPTSDMVNAAIKSLKERGGSSLQAIKKYIAANYKVDAEKLAPFIRKYLKSAVASGALTQPKGKGATGSFKLSVKSSGEGAKSAGSETVKKAAKKAPAKPKAGDKKPKAAKKPAAAKKPAAAAATKKAAKPKTPSKAKKVAKPPTKKPKSPKPKKVAVKKAKTPKKTAAKKK; encoded by the coding sequence ATGGCAGACTCCGCTACAACGGCACCGGCACCAGCCGCTCCCACACCGAAGAAGGCGAAGGCCGCGGCCGCCAGCAAGAAGCCCCGCGTCAAGCCGGCTCACCCACCGACGTCGGACATGGTGAACGCGGCCATCAAGAGCCTGAAAGAGCGCGGCGGTTCGTCGCTGCAGGCCATCAAAAAGTACATCGCGGCCAACTACAAGGTTGACGCCGAGAAGCTGGCCCCTTTCATCAGGAAGTACCTCAAGTCGGCCGTAGCGTCCGGCGCTCTCACCCAGCCGAAAGGCAAGGGGGCCACCGGCTCGTTCAAACTGTCGGTGAAATCCTCCGGAGAAGGAGCCAAGTCCGCCGGCAGCGAGACGGTCAAGAAGGCCGCCAAGAAAGCACCGGCCAAGCCGAAAGCCGGCGACAAGAAGCCGAAGGCGGCCAAAAAGCCAGCCGCAGCCAAGAAACCGGCCGCCGCCGCCGCGACCAAGAAGGCCGCCAAGCCCAAGACTCCCAGCAAGGCAAAGAAGGTCGCCAAACCGCCGACCAAAAAGCCCAAGTCGCCCAAACCGAAGAAAGTGGCCGTGAAGAAAGCCAAAACGCCCAAGAAGACCGCCGCCAAGAAGAAGTAA